CGGTTCTTTTGCGTCTTTCTTAATCCCCTCAAGGAGGAGACATGACTCAGACAAAGAGCGTCCAGGCGGTTCGAGATCTCTTCAGGGCCTATCCCGTCGTTCCCGCCCTCAGGACGGCGAAGGACGTTGACAGGGCCCTCAAGCTCGCCCCTCGCGTCGTCTTCCTCCTCGGCTCGACCGTCCTCGATTTCGCCGGAAAGATCCAGGCTCTTCAGGAGGTCGGCCATGCCGTCTTCATCCATTTCGATCTCATCGAAGGGCTTCGCTCCGACGGAGCGGCTCTTGACTTTCTCCTCGCCACGGCCCCCCCGGAAGGGATCATCAGCACGCACAAGACCGTCATCGACCTTGCCAAGAAGGCCGGCCTGCTGCGTATCCTCCGGATTTTCGTCCTCGATTCAGAGGCGGTCCGCAAGGGAAGGCAGCTCGTCCTCTCCGTGAGGCCCGACTTCGTGGAGCTTCTCCCCGGAGTCGCTTTGACGGCCGTCGATGAGCGGCTTTTGCGGGATTTCTCCGTGCCTCTCATCGCCGGGGGGCTCATCACCGAACTCAGCCACGTCCACTCCATCCTTCGAAAGGGAGTCACCGCCGTATCGACAAGCGACACGTCCCTCTGGTGATGCCCGCCACGCACTAGCGTCAATCTGTTTTCCCCCTATACCCGGCCCCTAGAGATCGAGAGAGA
The DNA window shown above is from Aminithiophilus ramosus and carries:
- a CDS encoding glycerol-3-phosphate responsive antiterminator — translated: MTQTKSVQAVRDLFRAYPVVPALRTAKDVDRALKLAPRVVFLLGSTVLDFAGKIQALQEVGHAVFIHFDLIEGLRSDGAALDFLLATAPPEGIISTHKTVIDLAKKAGLLRILRIFVLDSEAVRKGRQLVLSVRPDFVELLPGVALTAVDERLLRDFSVPLIAGGLITELSHVHSILRKGVTAVSTSDTSLW